From a region of the Qipengyuania spongiae genome:
- a CDS encoding PH domain-containing protein, giving the protein MLTQLAVPLGLASVTILDDGDLGELIAYFLPVVLAVVGANFFFAWLGWRRFTYQVNPADIRVESGIVSRQARSVPYERIQDVSLEQRLIPRFFGLVEVKFETGAGGKDELSLAFLSEAEGERLRELVRSRRDGETAEMPGEIRAEPDRESLFAMGPRRVVTFGLFEFSLIVVAGFAGFAQQFDFLLPFDLWDFDEWQARLAGPGRWLAGLGFAAQVAGALIAAATLLAVGFGTGLIRTVLREWDFRLERTDKGLRRRRGLLTRTDVVMPVHRVQALRIGTGFLRKYFGWHRLRVVSLAQDSGNANHDVAPFAQMAEIAPIVATTRFALPPADLDWQRGDRRYRIDRVVIGGIVLGAIAIGLAFSPRPELVALPLVGILAVALVEFHDWHFSANALDPRQVYVRRSWLSPKTSIASRVKLQSVEIAQGPIARHRGYATLHLGLAGGQFSIRGIRHERAGELRDAILGSIARTDFSELV; this is encoded by the coding sequence ATGCTGACCCAACTCGCCGTCCCGCTCGGGCTCGCCAGTGTCACCATTCTCGACGATGGGGATCTGGGGGAGCTGATCGCCTATTTTCTGCCCGTCGTGCTGGCTGTCGTCGGAGCGAATTTCTTCTTCGCCTGGCTCGGCTGGCGGCGGTTTACCTATCAGGTGAACCCGGCCGATATCCGGGTCGAGAGCGGCATCGTCTCGCGTCAGGCGCGCTCCGTTCCCTATGAACGCATTCAGGATGTCAGCCTTGAACAGCGTCTAATTCCGCGCTTTTTTGGTCTAGTCGAGGTAAAGTTCGAGACAGGTGCGGGCGGAAAGGACGAACTTTCGCTCGCTTTCCTTTCCGAAGCCGAGGGGGAGCGGCTGCGCGAACTGGTCCGTTCGCGCCGCGATGGTGAAACGGCCGAGATGCCGGGCGAGATCCGCGCCGAGCCCGACCGCGAGTCGCTGTTCGCCATGGGGCCGCGCCGGGTGGTGACCTTCGGCCTGTTCGAATTCTCGCTGATCGTCGTCGCGGGGTTTGCGGGCTTCGCGCAGCAATTCGATTTCCTGCTGCCCTTCGACCTGTGGGATTTCGACGAATGGCAGGCGCGCCTCGCCGGTCCGGGGCGCTGGCTGGCGGGGCTGGGCTTCGCGGCACAGGTCGCCGGCGCGCTCATCGCCGCGGCGACCTTGCTGGCGGTGGGGTTCGGCACCGGGCTGATCCGCACCGTGCTGCGCGAATGGGATTTCCGGCTGGAGCGGACCGACAAGGGCCTGCGCCGCCGCCGCGGCCTCTTGACCCGGACCGATGTGGTGATGCCGGTTCACCGGGTGCAGGCGCTGCGGATCGGGACCGGGTTCCTGCGCAAGTATTTCGGCTGGCACCGGCTCCGCGTGGTCAGCCTGGCGCAGGACAGCGGCAACGCCAATCACGACGTCGCGCCCTTCGCGCAGATGGCGGAGATCGCGCCGATCGTCGCGACCACCCGCTTCGCCCTGCCGCCTGCCGATCTCGACTGGCAGCGCGGCGATCGGCGCTACCGCATCGACCGGGTCGTGATCGGCGGCATCGTGCTGGGCGCAATTGCGATCGGCTTGGCATTCTCGCCGCGCCCCGAACTCGTCGCCCTTCCGCTGGTCGGGATACTCGCCGTTGCGCTGGTCGAGTTCCACGACTGGCACTTTTCCGCCAACGCGCTCGATCCGAGGCAGGTCTATGTCCGGCGCAGCTGGCTTTCGCCGAAAACCTCGATCGCCAGCCGCGTCAAGCTGCAATCGGTCGAGATCGCGCAGGGGCCGATCGCCCGCCATCGCGGATACGCGACGCTCCATCTCGGCCTTGCCGGGGGCCAGTTCAGCATAAGGGGCATCCGGCACGAGCGGGCCGGCGAGTTGCGCGACGCCATTCTCGGCTCGATCGCAAGGACCGATTTCAGCGAGCTTGTCTAG
- a CDS encoding PH domain-containing protein has protein sequence MEHTDALQAAPVEETDLRQLDPRYRTVLRIVGTIWSIPVLIVATVPGIAIENWSLYALVPALVTVALLIFRFPSRRWSARGYSLEDERLRVVRGIMFRFDTVVPFGRVQHIDVGQGPLERAFDLATLTVHTAGTHNSSVALPGLAHEDALAMRETIRAAIRRDTL, from the coding sequence ATGGAGCATACAGACGCGCTGCAGGCCGCGCCGGTCGAAGAAACCGACCTCAGGCAGCTCGATCCGCGTTACCGGACGGTGCTGCGGATCGTCGGAACGATCTGGTCGATCCCGGTGCTGATCGTGGCGACGGTGCCGGGTATCGCGATCGAGAACTGGTCGCTTTATGCCCTCGTTCCGGCATTGGTCACCGTCGCTCTTCTGATCTTTCGATTCCCTTCGCGGCGCTGGTCGGCGCGCGGCTATTCGCTGGAAGACGAGCGGCTGCGCGTGGTGCGCGGAATCATGTTCCGCTTCGATACGGTGGTGCCCTTCGGCCGGGTTCAGCATATCGATGTGGGGCAGGGGCCGTTGGAGCGGGCCTTCGATCTCGCCACGCTGACGGTCCACACCGCCGGGACGCACAATTCCTCGGTCGCGCTGCCGGGGCTCGCGCATGAAGACGCGCTGGCGATGCGCGAGACGATCCGGGCGGCGATCCGGCGCGACACGTTGTGA
- a CDS encoding acyl-CoA dehydrogenase family protein, with amino-acid sequence MDFQLTEQQRDLQEAARKFARAELPDLAREMEEKDIPVPAEMVRRYGQQGFLGVNLPEKYGGLGLGHLEALLVLEQFAMISNAVAFPVFEALVGPVRAIALFGTDSLRQRIIPKVTRGEATVAVSMSEPDAGTALTDLSTRAREDGGQFVLDGTKRWTSGAGHAQYYVVYCRLPDAPGAKGIGALLINKDMEGVGFGKREKLMGFRGIDTRDITFDAVKVPKDNLVVEAGGFGRLMAAFGLERCGNATQSLGLAAAALEQATEYVQQREAFGKPIVDFQAVQLRLAEMAMQVEAARLLIYRAAANAAQQDNRLPSVFESSVAKCYANEIVRSVTANGMQVMGGYGYHSEYGMEQRVRDGFAWGIAGGTTDVQKTNIAAAMIGRRFDQRR; translated from the coding sequence ATGGACTTTCAGCTTACCGAGCAGCAGCGCGATCTGCAGGAGGCGGCGCGCAAGTTCGCGCGCGCAGAGCTTCCGGACCTCGCGCGAGAGATGGAAGAGAAGGATATCCCCGTCCCGGCCGAGATGGTGCGGCGCTATGGCCAGCAGGGCTTTCTCGGCGTCAACCTGCCGGAGAAATATGGCGGGCTGGGGCTGGGCCATCTCGAGGCGCTGCTGGTGCTCGAGCAGTTCGCGATGATCAGCAACGCGGTCGCCTTTCCAGTGTTCGAGGCGCTGGTCGGCCCGGTCCGCGCGATCGCGCTGTTCGGCACCGATTCGCTGCGCCAACGGATCATCCCCAAGGTCACGCGGGGCGAGGCGACGGTGGCCGTGTCCATGTCTGAACCCGATGCCGGCACCGCGCTGACCGATCTTTCCACCCGGGCGCGTGAGGACGGCGGGCAGTTCGTGCTCGACGGCACCAAGCGCTGGACCAGCGGGGCGGGCCACGCGCAATATTACGTGGTCTATTGCCGCCTGCCGGATGCGCCGGGAGCGAAGGGCATCGGCGCGCTGCTGATCAACAAGGACATGGAGGGCGTCGGCTTCGGCAAGCGCGAGAAGCTGATGGGTTTCCGGGGGATCGACACACGCGACATCACCTTCGATGCGGTGAAGGTGCCGAAGGACAATCTGGTGGTCGAGGCGGGCGGTTTCGGCCGGCTGATGGCGGCTTTCGGGCTCGAGCGCTGCGGCAATGCGACCCAGAGCCTGGGCCTTGCCGCCGCCGCGCTCGAACAGGCGACCGAATATGTCCAGCAGCGCGAGGCCTTCGGCAAGCCGATCGTCGATTTCCAGGCGGTGCAGCTGCGCCTCGCCGAAATGGCGATGCAGGTCGAGGCGGCGCGTCTGCTGATCTACCGCGCGGCGGCCAATGCAGCGCAGCAGGACAATCGCCTGCCGAGCGTGTTCGAAAGCAGCGTCGCCAAGTGCTACGCCAACGAGATCGTCCGCTCGGTCACCGCCAACGGGATGCAGGTGATGGGCGGCTATGGCTATCACTCGGAATACGGGATGGAACAGCGCGTGCGCGACGGCTTCGCCTGGGGCATTGCGGGCGGCACGACCGACGTCCAGAAAACCAATATCGCCGCCGCCATGATCGGCCGGCGTTTCGATCAGCGGCGTTGA